AGTGATTCTTTCCACAGTGATTCTCTTCAGTGATTCTTTCCTCAGTGATTCTTTCCACAGTGATTCTCTCTCAGTGATTCTCTTCAGTGATTATCTCCAGTGAACAAAGTGACAGGATGtagttttataacccaaccctagcctgtggttgaccaattagaattccttgcaataaaactgggccaatggccaaataacaagtatcctatttcaggCTCAATGTATAAACAATTTGGACCAATGAGAACTTACCATGTAGCTATGAGTCCCAGACTGAAATTCTCTGACCCATTGATCATTAATCCCCTATTACATAAAAAACATTTCCAATGACCTttagtactgtattgacctctcgtcctcttgacctttagtactgtattgacctctcgtcctcttgacctttagtactgtattgacctcTCGTCCTCTTGACCTTTAATACTGTATTGACCTCTCGTCCTCTTGACCTttagtactgtattgacctctcgtcctcttgacctttagtactgtattgacctctcgtcctcttgacctttagtactgtattgacctctcgtcctctgcgttgtgtatttatcttcaaaatattcttacaaccctttgtggaaagggttctacatggaacccaaaaggattctaactggaaccaaaagggttctaactagaaccaaaagggttctaactggaggttctaactggaaccaaaagggttctaactggaggttctaactggaaccaaaagagttctaACTGGAGGTTCTAACTTCAACCAAaaaaggttcttcaaaaggttctcctatgtggacagccgaagaaccctttcagGTTCTAGATACAGTAGCATCCCTCAATCATAGCCCTTGTAGCTAAAAAGCTAATTCAATGAACATTCTCCATTGAGTATGTTTTTTAGTCCAAGAAACCAGCCCTATAAAGTTCAGTTGCCTTTGTTTGTGTTAATAAACTATTTCCATCTCCTGACGCCACAGGTACCCCCAGATCCTCCCCAAGCCCTCTGCCACGGGGGCCATCACCCTGCGTTCGCCCCCCACCCTGCTCATCACCAACAGCCCCATGAAAACCCACCACGTGATCCAGCCCCAGCTCAGCTCCCACGTCAACGTGGTCAAGATGACCGCCATCTCCCTGACCCCGAGCAACACTATCAGTACCAGCAGTAACAGTATGGTCCTCAGGCCAGCTTCAGCCTCGGCCGGGGTGGGAACCACCACCACCTTTACCACCATCGCTGCCCTAGAGGAGGTCCAGCAACAAGGACAGAGCCAGGGAGGCCCCACAGCCACCCCACAATGCCCTGCAGTACGGCCTGGCGCCCCAGTCTCCACAGTGGCTCCTGAGGCCATCATCACTGACAATAACCCGGGCGTTAACTCTGGTAAACTGAGCACGATACAGAAGTTCCCCGGTGGGTCCAATCGTCCAGAGAGGGCCACTAAGTACCGAGCGTCCAGCGAACCCTCGCTCCTGGTCATATGCTCCCCAGGACCTGAAAGAGTTGCCGCCAGGAGCAAAAGCTACCCTTCCTCTAGCTCCCCTCCCACCTCTGCCACCAATGCAGCGACTATTAGGGTAGAGACCAAGCAGGACAGCAATAACAACAGCAGCACCGCCAACTGTCCTTTTTATCTGACTGTTGTGCCCTCGGCCAATCAGAACACTCCTAGCGTCAGCAGAAAGTCCTCCTCGTCCAATGGCTTATCGGCTGTTAGCCTATTGACTGCTAGAGACTCCTCCTCCTGTGCGTCACGTTCTATGAGTCCTCGGAAGCGAACCGGCCCTGGTCTGGATTCCTCCCACGTGATCCCTGTGAAGCGTGTCTTCATCTCCCAGCAACCTTTAGGTGTGACCTTTGACCCCAAACCAGTGGTTACCGCCGCTGTCAAGAGGGTCCCAGCCAGACAAAGCACGCCGGCCCGACCGGAGAGCGCCCCCTGTCGAGTGACGGTGAAACAACACCTAGTGCCCACGCAGATCCTGGCGCCGTCTGACTCGCCCGTCGCGAACGCAGagatctcctccttctcctctcagaCTGTCAGTGTGAAGCCCCAGTCCTCCTCGTTGCTGCTAGTTAAACAGGAAGACCAGTCCTCTCTAACTCCACGTCTCAGCACTGTCAGCAGTCACACCAGTAGCACTGAAGCCTCTGGGACAACCACCACCGCAGTgtctgagcagcagcagcagcagcaacaacaacagcaacaacagcagaaACAACAGCAACAGGCCTTACTACAGCAGATCACAGCAGGGACAGTAGGAGCACAGCAACACGCTGAGGTCTCTGCGATGGCAGTAGGAGCACAGCAACACTCTGTCTCTGGGATGGCAGTAGGAGCACAGCAACACTCTGTCTCTGGGATGGCAGTAGGAGCACAGCAACACTCTGTCTCTGGGATGGCACTAGGAGCACAGCAACACTCTGAGGTCTCTGCGATGGCAGTAGGAGCACAGCAACACTCTGAGGTCTCTGCGATGGCAGTAGGAGCACAGCAACACTCTAAGGTCTCTGCGATGGCAGTAGGAGCACAGCAACACTCTGAGGTCTCTGCGATGGCAGTAGGAGCACAGCAACACTCTGTCTCTGGGATGGCAGTAGGAGCACAGCAACACTCTGTCTCTGGGATGGCAGTAGGAGCACAGCAACACTCTGTCTCTGGGATGGCAGTAGGAGCACAGCAACACTCTGTCTCTGGGATGGCAGTAGGAGCACAGCAACACTCTGTCTCTGGGATGGCAGTAGGAGCACAGCAACACTCTGTCTCTGTGATGGGGAACATGACAAGCACAATGTTGGAAGAGTCAGCTGCAGAATATGTGGAGGAGCTGCAGAAACAGGCCTTCACTCAGACTGTGAGTGCTTATTATGACCCACTATGTGTCTCTATGGGTCTCTAGTACATGGGTCTCTATGGGTCTCTAGTACATGGGTCTCTATGGGTCTCTAGTACATGGGTCTCTATGGGTCTCTAGTACATGGGTCTCTATGGGTCTCTAGTACATGGGTCTCTGGGTCTCTAGTACATGGGTCTCTATGGGTCTCTAGTACATGGGTCTCTATGGGTCTCTAGTACATGGGTCTCTATGGGTCTCTAGTACATGGGTCTCTATGGGTCTCTAGTACATGGGTCTCTATGGGTCTCTAGTACATGGGTCTCTGGGTCTCTAGTACATGGGTCTCTATGGGTCTCTAGTACATGGGACTCTATGGGTCTCTAGTACATGGGTCTCTATGGGTCTCTAGTACATGGGTCTCTAGTACATGGGTCTCTATGGGTCTCTATGGGTCTCTAGTACATGGGTCTCTATGGGTCTGGGTCTCTGGGTCTCTAGTACATGGGTCTCCATGGGTCTCTAGTACATGGGTCTCTATGGGTCTCTGGGTCTCTAGTACATGGGTCTCCATGGGTCTCTAGTACATGGGACTCTATGGGTCTCTAGTACATGGGTCTCTATGGGTCTCTAGTACATGGGTCTCTATGGGTCTCTAGTACATGGGTCTCTATGGGTCTCTAGTACATGGGTCTCTATGGGTCTCTATAGGTCTCTAGTACATGGGTCTCTATGGGTCTCTATGGGTCTATGGGTCTCCATGGGTCTCTATGGGTCTCTATGGGTCTGGGTCTCTATGGGTCTCTAGTACATGGGTCTCTATGGGTCTCTGGGTCTCTATGGGTCTCTAGTACATGGGTCTCTATGGGTCTCTAGTACATGGGTCTCTATGGGTCTCTATGGGTCTCTATGGGTCTCTATGGGTCTCTATGGGTCTATGGGTCTCTAGTACATGGGTCTCTATGGGTCTCTGGGTCTCTATGGGTCTCTAGTACATGGGTCTCTATGGGTCTCTAGTACATGGGTCTATATGGGTCTCTATGGGTCTCTAGTACAGTATATCAGGGTAAAAAAAATTCATTTGTGGAGTTTACAAACGTTTGTTAAAGTGTCATTCCACAATATTATAACAATTGACCGGACACATTTCTtattaaaatgtcatttgatgTTTTTTGAAATCATCCCTGTTGGGTAATACCAATAAAACATTGTCCCTCCTCCTTTTGATTGTCAATAAAGTTATGTTCTATTTCATTCTGTTCTAGATCGCAGCAGACCACACCAAGCAGCAGGCCCTGGGTTCTACGGACCAACACCAACTCTCCAACATCATGTCCCAGACCTCAGACTCCTCTGATCAGTTATCTGGCATTCACCAGGAGATGGTGGACTTTGCCTCCTCAGCCTCCCAGCACGGCTCCACCATGGACTACTTCTCCTTTAACGATGACGATATGACCCAGGACAGCATAGTGGAGGAACTGGTTCAGATGGAGGAACAGATGAAGCTGAAAGGCCTCCAGCCGTTGTTCAGTAGCTGTGTGGATAATATCTCTCTCCAGGGCCAGCCTGGGGGCCCCCAGGGGCCCATCCTCAACATTCACCACCAGGAGGACAGTTCCTCTTTCTACCAGTCTGCCCATAGCAGCATTACCCCTACCCTGACTCCAACCCCTACCCCCACGGAGATGACTCTCGGTGGGCACGAGCTGACCAGAGAGAGCCCCTGTTGCCATCACAGCATGGCCCCTATCACGCCCGTGGAGGGGCCTCTAGGAGGCCGACACACCCCTATAAGCGCTCTGTCTAACTGTTCTAGCGGCATCCCTCCCAGCCCGGTGGAGTGCAGGAACCCGTTTGCCTTCACCCCTATCAACTCCAGCATGGCAGGGGGTTACCACGATGCCTCCATGGTGTCTGTCTCCTCCAGTCCCATCAAGCCCATGCAGAGACCCATGGCCACGCACCCTGATAAGGCTAAACTGGAGTGGATCAACAACCGCTATAACAGTAGTGGTACTGAAGCTACTGGAGGAGTCGGAGCAGGGCCAGGGTCTGGGTTATCCATCTCTAACCACAGCCTTGGTGGACTCCTGCCTAGTTACCAGGATCTAGTGGATGACCATTTCCGTAAGCCGCATGCCTTCGCTGTCCCGGGCCACAGTGGCCAGTCTTTCCAGGCTCAGTCCAGACAACAGGACGGCAGCCATTTTGGACATCTCACCCCCATCTCTCCGGTGCAACAACAGTTGACCAGCGTATCGACCACACCCACCAACACGGCAAGCAAACAGGACGAGGGCTTCGCTGTGCCTGCCCCATTGGACAGCAAGGGTGGAGCCTTGTCATCCGGGGGTGGGGCCTTCCGTTGCCGCAGCGTCAGCCCCGCCGTGAGTCAGATGACCTTCAGCGGTACCGTCACAACCCCCGACGCCGGCACTACCACTCGATTGGTTGTCTCGCAGTTTAGTTCCCCCATGACCTCACAGGAAATACTCATCATTCTGTCCAACAGCCAATCGGTGGGCGGCAACCTCCACAGCATGGCCCAGCGCAGCCAATCGGTGCCCTTAAACATCATGATGCAGAGCGTTGTGGAGATGCAGGGCATCCAGGAACAGAACCAGAGTAATGCCACTAAGATCACCAACGTCCTCCTGAGTAAGATGGACTCTGACGTGAACGACACTGTGAGGGGCCTGGGCATCAACAACCTCCCTTCCAACTATACCGCCCGCATGAACCTCACCCAGATGCTGGAGACCCATTCTCAGAGTCATACTGCCCCTGGGGGCTTCACcactggaggagatggaggaggaggggggaacgTCCACCAGTCTCAGCTGCAGACTGTCAGCTCCAGCCCTGCCTCTTTCGAGCTCCAGCAGCATGGGGGTTATCTCACCAGTACCGGAGGAGGCGACGGGGAGATGAGCTTCAACCAAGCACAATCAGGTCCTGGTGGTGAGGATGTGGACCTGGAGCTACAGCAGATCCAGGAGCTTCAGGAGGCCTCAGGACAGCTCCATGCCCAGCTACTACAAACCCAGGCTAGGCTGCTCCTGAGTCCCCAGCTCCTGAGGCCCCAGCTCCACACtccccaggcccagctccagaGTCCTCATCCCCAGCTCCACATtccccaggcccagctccagaGTCCCCACACCCAGCTCCAGAGTCCCCACACCCAGCTCCAGAGTCCCCACACCCAGCTCCAGAGTCCCCACACCCAGCTCCACATACCCCAGCTCCAAAGTCCACACACCCAGCTCCAGAGTCCCCAGCTCCAGAGTCCCCACACCCAGCTCCAGAGTCCCCACACCCAGCTCCAGAGTCCCCACACCCAGCTCCAGAGTCCCCAGCTCCAGATTCCCCACCCCCAGCTCCAGAGTCCCCAGCTCCAGAGTCCCCACACCCAGCTCCAGAGTCCCCAGTTCCAGAGTCCCCACACCCAGCTCCAGAGTCCCCAGCTCCAGAGTCCCCACACCCAGCTCCAGAGTCCCCACCCCCAGCTCCAGAGTCCCCAGCTCCACATtccccaggcccagctccagaGACCCCAGCTCCAGAGTCCCCACACCCAGCTCCAGAGTCCCCAGCTCCAGATTCCCCAAGCCGGGTTCCAACTCCTCCAGTCCATCACCacccagcagcagcaacaacaacaggatGAAGAAGACAAGGCACAACAACAGCTAGACTTCAACAACACTGTTAAAGACCTGTTAGGTGACGACGGCCTCAACGTCCACGCTGAAGGCCTCAACCCtagctctcagctggttggtcAGGTGGCCTCGGAACTCAACGCCGCTGTGGCGTCCGACTTCACCAACGACATCAGGCTGACCTCCGACCTCTCCAGTAGCATCACAGACCTGAACACGTTGGACGCCGACCTGCTGTTCGATCCGTCCAATCAACAGCAAGAACAGTACGAAGACGCCACACTGGAAGAGCTGAAGAACGATCCTCTGTTTCAGCAGATATGTAGTGATACTGTGAACTCCTCGTTCGACTGGCTGGAGTGCAAAGACCAGCCTACTACCGTAGAGATGTTGGGCTAATGATGTTATTGTGTGTGAACGAATTGAAGCTCATTCTCTTATATAGTTTACTATGGGTCTTTGTCTATTGGCCCTAGTCAGAAGCCGTGTAcaatatagggactagggtgtgtCAATTCAGATACAGACTggcttaaaataaatatatttatggGGTTTAGTTTTTTTATTGTTTTGTCAGGGGAAGAAAAAATCGTCTGGACTCTCGGCCGTTTGTCCAGGGAAAAGTGCCATCCTAACCTGGAAATCTCTTTTATTGTTAACAAATCTGAATCACAAAACATTACCACTTAATTTCACCTTCCTATAAAATCATCAATGAGTATATTTCAAGTGAGGGAAGATATGGTCTGTGAGACGTGGACTGTGAGACGTGGACTGTGAGATGTGGTCCTTGAGACGTGGTCcttgagacgtggtgtggtcagcGAGACGTGGACAGCGAGACGTGGTCAGCGAGACGTGGTCAGCGAGACGTGGTCTGTTTCTGAAATGCCACCCTAGGGTTCTGATCAAGAGTACTGCACATATGGAGTAGGGGTCCATTTCAGTGGCAGACTTGTTATTGGGGGTAGATTTCCCAAGGTACAGTATAATGAACATCACACAGTTAAACCATATCTTCCTATGTTGTGTGTACTCATTCAATAATGCAATAGTTTTATTCAGAAATCATCTAACACATAGGACATCTGGCACAAAATCACACAATCACATGATCACATAATCACACTCACATAATCACACTCACACAATCACACTCACACAATCACACTCACATAATCACACAATCACACTCACATAATCACACTCACACAATCACACTCACATAATCACACAATCACACTCACATAATCACACTCACATAATCACACTCACATAATCACAAAATCACACGATCACTCGatcacacaatcacacaatcaCACGTTTGCTGTAGGATGTAGTATCCTGTTTTAGTGTTTCAAAAGTGAATCCAAACAGAAATATACAACATTCCAAGACAACTTAATAACACGCACATTACATTTTAGCAGTAAATTTGCCTGCCATGTCCGAACACTGAAAGGGTAGCATCCACAAGCTACCAGGTGCTGAAATGAAGACATCTCCATCATGCATCATATTGAAACCAAATCAATGGCATACTGGTTCATATCTGAACAGTTTAAATGTCAGTCTATATATGCTACTTGTACTGTTCAattaggaagagatggagagggattttaaggatgaggaagaggagctgGATTCGCTAGTGCTGGTAGTCTTATCTGGTGAAGAACCAATATGACACTCCGAGGAAGGGAAGCAACAACAAACATGGCTGCCTTATTTTTCAATCTTCCAAGGCCTTACGCCATCCCTACAGACAGActgtatataatactatatagtAGTACATAGAATCTGCACATTCTAGAACCGATTCTATAATTCTAGAACCATCCAGAGCTTCACCATTCATATCAAGGCAGCTGTTTAAACTCTGATAATGTTTTCAATACTTTTTTTCCTTATGATTCTCTTTTTTATTTGCAGTGTCACTTGAGGCATCCATCCTGTATAAAAACaagccaaagtagtgcactatatagggaatagggttctatagggctctggtctaaagtagtacactatatagggaatagggttctatagggctctggtctaaagtagtgcactatatatagagaatagggttctatagggctctggtctaaagtagtgcactatatatagggaatagggttctatagggctctggtctaaagtagtgcactatatagggaatagggttatatagggctctggtctaaagtagtgtactatatagggaatagggttctatagggctctggtctaaagtagtgtactatatagggaatagggttctatagggctctggtctaaagtagtggactatatagggaatagggttctatagggctctggtctaaagtagtgcactatatatagagaatagggttctatagggctctggtctaaagtagtgcactatatagggaatagggttctatagggctctggtctaaagtagtgcactatatatagagaatagggttctatagggctctggtctaaagtagtgcactatatagggaatagggttctatagggctctggtctgaagtagtgcactatatatagggaatagggttctatagggctctggtctaaagtagtgtactatatagggaatagggttctatagggctctggtctaaagtagtgcactatatagggaatagggttctatagggctctggtctaaagtagtgcactatatagggaatagggttctatagggctctggtctaaattagtgcactatatagggaatagggttctatagggctctggtctaaagtagtgcactatatagggaatagggttctaaagggttctggtctaaagtagtgcactatatagggaatagggttctatagggctctggtctaaagtagtgcactatatagggaatagagttctaaagggttctggtctaaagtagtgcactatatagggaatagggttctataggtctctggccaaaatagtgcactatatagggaatagggttctatagggctctggtctaaagtagtgcactatatagggaatagggttatatagggctctggtctgaagtagtgcactatatatagggaatagggttctatagggctctggtctaaagtagtgcactattagggaatagggttctatagggctctggtctaaagtagtgcactatatagggaatagggttctatagggctctagtctaaagtagtgcactatatagggaatagggttctatagggctcctgtctaaagtagtgcactacatagggaatagggttctatagggctctggtctaaagtagtgcactataatagggaatagggttctatagggctctagtctaaagtagtgcactatatagggaatagggttctatagggctctggtctaaagtagtgcactatatagggaatagggttctatagggctctggtctaaagtagtgcactatatatagagaatagggttctatagggctctggtctaaagtagtgcactatatagggaatagggttctatagggctctggtctaaagcagtgcactatatagggaatagggttctatagggctctggtctaaagtagtgcactatatagggaatagggttatatagggctctggtcataagcagtgcactatatagggaatagggttctatagggctctggtctaaagtagtgcactatatagggaatagggatctatagggctctggtctaaagtagtgcactatatagggaatagggtgagttTAAAAGACGAAAAGCTGCAAAAATCTATGTAAAGTATGTAAATGGCTGAGGTTGTTGTTTAGGCAACACTGGGCCAGAGAGCATGTTGTTGAAACAATCACAGCCAGccagttacagtgccttcggaatgtatttagaccccttgactttttccacattttgttacattacagccttattctataatagattattattattttaaacacATCCacaagcaatctacacacaatactccataatgacatcacaatactccataatgacatcacaataccccataataatacccctcctgtctcagcctccagtatttatgctgcagtagtttatgtgtcggggggctggggtcagtttgttatatctggagtacttctcctgtcctattcggtgtcctgtgtgaatctaagtgtgcgttctctaattctctccttctctctttctttctctctctcggaggacctgagccctaggaccatgccccaggactacctgacatgatgactccttgctgtccccagtccacctggccatgctgctgttccagtttcaactgacctgagccctaggaccatgccccaggactacctgacatgatgactccttgctgtccccagtctacctggccatgctgctgctccagtttcaacttccacctgactgtgctgctgctctagtttcaactgttctgccttattattattcgaccatgctggtcatttatgaacattgaacatcttgaccatgttctgttataatctccacccggcacagccagaagaggactggccaccccacatagcctggttcctctctaggtttcttcctaggtattggcctttctagggagtttttcctagccactgtgcttctccacctgcattgcttgctgtttggggttttaggctgggtttctgtacagcactttgagatatcagctgatgtacgaagggctatataaataaatttgatttgatttgatttgataatgacatcacaatactccataatgacatcacaatactccataatgacatcacaataccccataatgacatcacagcactctataatggcaaagcaaaaacaggtttttagaatatcTTGcaagtatttacataagtattcagaccctcgaAGTTGCTCAACAACTGagagactattcaggatcgaggaaaagttGAAAAGagaaaagtatagagagatcattggtgaaaaccttctccagagcgctgaagacctcagactgggggcgaaggttcaccttccaacacaacgcaggagtggcttcgggacaagtctctgaatgtccttgagtgacccagccagaccccggacttgaacccaatcaaacatctctggagagacctgaacatagctgtgcagcaacgctccccatccaacctgacagagcttgagagaatctgcagagaacaatgggagaaactccccaaatacaggtgtgccaagcttgtagcttcacaCCCATGTATGACACTACAATGCGGCAGaaatgctgtaatcgctgtcaaaggagcttcaacaaagtactgagtaaagggtctgaatacttatgtaaatgtgatatttcagtttcagtttttttatttgtataaattagcaaacatttctaaaaaaaaataaaactgtttttgctttgtcattatggggtattgtgatgtcattatggggtattgtgatgtcattatggggtattgtgatgtcattatggggtattgtgatgtcattatggggtattgtgatgtcattatggggtattgtgatgtcattatggggtattgtgatgtcattatggggtattgtgtgtagattgatgagggggaaactattaaatacatttttgtataaagctgtaacgtaaaacaaaatgtgggaaaaaagtcaaggggtctgaatactttcccgaatgcaatTTATAACAGTTCGGAGGATTTGCTTGAGTTTTGGCTATTGTTGTAAAAGTCATAGTCAAACTAAAGCTTCATTAATTTGTAAATAGGATAGATACATAGAAATGTGTTGTGTCACGATGAAAAAGGCTCTACTTACTATATTATGTCCATCATTCTAGTTAATAAATATCTATGTTccatttgagagaaaaaaagagaaaagaaagagattTATAATAGGGAAGATAATGGTTAAGATAATAAGATAATGGTTAAGATAATAAGATAATGGATAATGGTTTAGATATTGTGTCTCATCGATGTATTTGTAATAGTAATGCTGTCCGTTTGGTCTCTGGTTGGCTGCTGTGTTTGACATTTCTTTTCAAAAAGATCATTATAATAATAGGTCTCTGCCGTGTGCTTTGAACGAGAACAATCGCATGGTTTTATTGACAAGAACAAAACAGATGAGTAGTGGTATGAAATATTAGCCCGGTTGCATACATTTCTGTGACCGTCATCGATTCTACAGGCGTTGTGCTCAGAACCTGTTAAGCGGAAACACTGGAAAAACATGTCAATGAGGGAAGACATGACAATGAGGGAAGACATGACAATGAGGGAAGACATGTGAATGAGGGAAGACATGCCAATGAGGGAAGACATGTGAATGAGGGAAGACATGACAATGAGGGAAGACATGACAATGAGGGAAGACATGTCAATGAGGGAAGACATGTGAATGAGGGAAGACATGACAATGAGGGAAGACATGTGAATGAGGGAAGACATGTGAATGAGGGAAGACATGACAATGAGGGAAGACATGTCAATGAGGGAAGACATGACAATGAGGGAAGACATGTCAATGAGGGAAGACATGACAATGAGGGAAGACATGTCAATGAGGGAAGACATGACAATGAGGGAAAACATGACAATGAGGGAAAACATGACAAAGAGGTTCCCTGTTTTCAACAGACAACCTTTGTAAGTTCCCTTTTATTTCACTACATGTTTATGATATGAAACATAGTGTAACTttctgttcttcctcctcctctgaagaggtgtagcaaggatcagaccaaaatgcagcgtagttGGTGTTCATGTTCTT
This DNA window, taken from Oncorhynchus kisutch isolate 150728-3 linkage group LG22, Okis_V2, whole genome shotgun sequence, encodes the following:
- the LOC109880182 gene encoding DNA-binding protein RFX7-like, whose protein sequence is MADEDEQQQHGQLKLNSVLGSFPTLVPELQGPEANALQYKIKNSICKSVQSKVDNILQDVEKFTDIEKLYLYLKLPSGPSNGNDKSIARTENQRASTPGLCDQSGMSSSRTQQMYAFNWIRNHLEEHPETSLPKQEVYDEYKSYCDSLAYHPLSAADFGKIMKNVFPNMKARRLGMRGKSKYCYSGLRKKAFVHMPSLPNLDLQKSGDGCESMEPSSGLSPSAEDEMRSAACGLVCEWAQKVLSRQFDAVEDLSRFLLNSHYIGTKSMAALTIMTGAPTGLKTPTPTSAFVPTSEASSFQPQVKTLASPSVDAKQQLQRKIQKKQQEQKLHSPLPGEAQGQNQARRTEASTPGPAIPCGSPALLSPQPTIGIVVSTVPSPITVQRSRQLMTSSSPVGSPEGKVMPTVNFQVVTHTQSLTHRQSPKTPQNISASPVGDRLARHRYPQILPKPSATGAITLRSPPTLLITNSPMKTHHVIQPQLSSHVNVVKMTAISLTPSNTISTSSNSMVLRPASASAGVGTTTTFTTIAALEEVQQQGQSQGGPTATPQCPAVRPGAPVSTVAPEAIITDNNPGVNSGKLSTIQKFPGGSNRPERATKYRASSEPSLLVICSPGPERVAARSKSYPSSSSPPTSATNAATIRVETKQDSNNNSSTANCPFYLTVVPSANQNTPSVSRKSSSSNGLSAVSLLTARDSSSCASRSMSPRKRTGPGLDSSHVIPVKRVFISQQPLGVTFDPKPVVTAAVKRVPARQSTPARPESAPCRVTVKQHLVPTQILAPSDSPVANAEISSFSSQTVSVKPQSSSLLLVKQEDQSSLTPRLSTVSSHTSSTEASGTTTTAVSEQQQQQQQQQQQQQKQQQQALLQQITAGTVGAQQHAEVSAMAVGAQQHSVSGMAVGAQQHSVSGMAVGAQQHSVSGMALGAQQHSEVSAMAVGAQQHSEVSAMAVGAQQHSKVSAMAVGAQQHSEVSAMAVGAQQHSVSGMAVGAQQHSVSGMAVGAQQHSVSGMAVGAQQHSVSGMAVGAQQHSVSGMAVGAQQHSVSVMGNMTSTMLEESAAEYVEELQKQAFTQTIAADHTKQQALGSTDQHQLSNIMSQTSDSSDQLSGIHQEMVDFASSASQHGSTMDYFSFNDDDMTQDSIVEELVQMEEQMKLKGLQPLFSSCVDNISLQGQPGGPQGPILNIHHQEDSSSFYQSAHSSITPTLTPTPTPTEMTLGGHELTRESPCCHHSMAPITPVEGPLGGRHTPISALSNCSSGIPPSPVECRNPFAFTPINSSMAGGYHDASMVSVSSSPIKPMQRPMATHPDKAKLEWINNRYNSSGTEATGGVGAGPGSGLSISNHSLGGLLPSYQDLVDDHFRKPHAFAVPGHSGQSFQAQSRQQDGSHFGHLTPISPVQQQLTSVSTTPTNTASKQDEGFAVPAPLDSKGGALSSGGGAFRCRSVSPAVSQMTFSGTVTTPDAGTTTRLVVSQFSSPMTSQEILIILSNSQSVGGNLHSMAQRSQSVPLNIMMQSVVEMQGIQEQNQSNATKITNVLLSKMDSDVNDTVRGLGINNLPSNYTARMNLTQMLETHSQSHTAPGGFTTGGDGGGGGNVHQSQLQTVSSSPASFELQQHGGYLTSTGGGDGEMSFNQAQSGPGGEDVDLELQQIQELQEASGQLHAQLLQTQARLLLSPQLLRPQLHTPQAQLQSPHPQLHIPQAQLQSPHTQLQSPHTQLQSPHTQLQSPHTQLHIPQLQSPHTQLQSPQLQSPHTQLQSPHTQLQSPHTQLQSPQLQIPHPQLQSPQLQSPHTQLQSPQFQSPHTQLQSPQLQSPHTQLQSPHPQLQSPQLHIPQAQLQRPQLQSPHTQLQSPQLQIPQAGFQLLQSITTQQQQQQQDEEDKAQQQLDFNNTVKDLLGDDGLNVHAEGLNPSSQLVGQVASELNAAVASDFTNDIRLTSDLSSSITDLNTLDADLLFDPSNQQQEQYEDATLEELKNDPLFQQICSDTVNSSFDWLECKDQPTTVEMLG